A single region of the Streptomyces diastaticus subsp. diastaticus genome encodes:
- the murJ gene encoding murein biosynthesis integral membrane protein MurJ encodes MNAPYNGDRGQRADGSGPQGDRPAPPEPGGPTGDGFPQQPGPDPYLQHAYEQDPYRAHDLSAQDPVGEALYDRASHPPPAGAPQAPMYGPPQPEQPTPDPRLWAQAPAPEPAGPGKHLPYGDATGTTQFVGVDDLVSRAGEERHEPDAFAHLYKDQQQSGGGRPPADPPPQAEPEPEPAPKKQGKAASLLKSSAIMAAGTMVSRLTGFVRSLVITAALGAALLGDTFTVAYTLPTMIYILTVGGGLNSVFVPQLVRAMKNDADGGEAFANRLLTLVMVALGAIVAVAVLAAPLLINLMSDPVASDPDANRVGITFARYCLPTIFFMGVHVVMGQILNARGKFGAMMWTPVLNNIVMITTFGLFIWVYGTSATSGMTVATIPDEGVRLLGIGTLLGLVVQALAMIPYLRETGFRFRPRFDWKGHGLGKTVRLAKWTVLFVLANQAGVIVVTQLATLAGTETSVEGTGILAYSNAQLIWGMPQAIITVSVMAALLPRISRAASDNDVGAVRDDISQGLRNSAVAIVPIAFGFLALGLPTATLLFSSAGLEAAHSMGYILMAFALGLIPYSVQYVVLRGFYAYEDTRTPFYNTVIVAAVNAAASGVCYLVLPARWAVVGMAASYGLAYAVGVGVAWKRLAKRLGGDLDGAHVLRTYARLVGAAIPASLLGGGLSFLLMRLLGSGALGSLAALAGGGAVLLAVFFFVGRKMRINEINSLVGMVRGRLGR; translated from the coding sequence ATGAACGCGCCGTACAACGGTGACCGTGGCCAGCGCGCGGACGGCTCGGGGCCGCAGGGCGACCGGCCGGCCCCGCCGGAGCCCGGCGGACCCACGGGAGACGGGTTTCCCCAGCAGCCCGGGCCCGACCCCTACCTCCAGCACGCCTACGAGCAGGACCCGTACCGCGCGCACGACCTGAGTGCCCAGGACCCGGTCGGAGAGGCCCTCTACGACCGGGCCTCCCACCCCCCGCCCGCCGGCGCTCCCCAGGCCCCGATGTACGGCCCGCCCCAGCCGGAGCAGCCGACCCCCGACCCCCGGCTCTGGGCCCAGGCGCCCGCGCCGGAGCCCGCGGGACCGGGCAAGCACCTCCCGTACGGCGACGCCACCGGAACGACGCAGTTCGTGGGGGTGGACGACCTGGTGTCCCGGGCCGGTGAGGAGCGCCACGAGCCGGACGCCTTCGCCCACCTCTACAAGGACCAGCAGCAGAGCGGCGGAGGACGACCGCCCGCCGATCCGCCCCCGCAGGCCGAACCCGAGCCGGAGCCGGCCCCGAAGAAGCAGGGCAAGGCGGCCTCGCTGCTGAAGTCCAGCGCCATAATGGCCGCCGGCACCATGGTCTCCCGGCTGACCGGCTTCGTCCGCTCGCTGGTCATCACCGCGGCGCTCGGCGCGGCTCTCCTCGGTGACACCTTCACGGTCGCCTACACCCTGCCGACGATGATCTACATCCTCACCGTCGGCGGCGGTCTGAACTCCGTCTTCGTCCCGCAGCTCGTGCGGGCGATGAAGAACGACGCCGACGGCGGCGAGGCGTTCGCCAACCGGCTCCTGACCCTGGTGATGGTGGCGCTCGGCGCCATCGTGGCCGTGGCGGTCCTCGCGGCGCCGCTCCTGATCAACCTGATGTCCGACCCCGTGGCCAGCGATCCCGACGCCAACCGGGTCGGCATCACCTTCGCCCGCTACTGCCTGCCCACGATCTTCTTCATGGGCGTCCACGTGGTGATGGGCCAGATCCTCAACGCCCGCGGCAAGTTCGGCGCGATGATGTGGACCCCGGTCCTCAACAACATCGTGATGATCACCACCTTCGGCCTCTTCATCTGGGTCTACGGCACCTCCGCCACCTCGGGCATGACGGTGGCGACCATCCCGGACGAAGGGGTGCGGCTCCTCGGCATCGGCACCCTGCTCGGCCTGGTCGTCCAGGCACTGGCGATGATCCCCTACCTGCGCGAGACCGGTTTCCGCTTCCGGCCGCGGTTCGACTGGAAGGGCCATGGGCTCGGCAAGACCGTCCGCCTCGCCAAGTGGACCGTCCTCTTCGTCCTCGCCAACCAGGCCGGCGTCATCGTCGTCACCCAGCTCGCCACCCTCGCCGGCACCGAGACGAGCGTCGAGGGCACCGGCATCCTGGCCTACTCCAACGCCCAGCTCATCTGGGGCATGCCGCAGGCGATCATCACCGTCTCGGTCATGGCCGCCCTGCTGCCCCGCATCTCGCGCGCGGCCAGCGACAACGACGTGGGCGCCGTCCGCGACGACATCTCGCAGGGCCTGCGCAACTCCGCCGTCGCCATCGTCCCGATCGCCTTCGGCTTCCTCGCCCTCGGCCTGCCCACCGCCACCCTGCTCTTCTCCTCCGCCGGACTCGAGGCCGCCCACTCGATGGGCTACATCCTGATGGCCTTCGCCCTCGGCCTCATCCCCTACTCCGTGCAGTACGTCGTGCTCCGGGGCTTCTACGCCTACGAGGACACCCGCACGCCCTTCTACAACACGGTGATCGTCGCCGCCGTCAACGCCGCCGCCTCCGGCGTCTGCTACCTGGTCCTCCCCGCCCGCTGGGCCGTGGTCGGCATGGCCGCCTCCTACGGCCTCGCCTACGCGGTCGGCGTCGGGGTGGCGTGGAAGCGGCTGGCCAAGCGGCTGGGCGGCGATCTGGACGGCGCGCACGTGCTGCGGACCTACGCGCGGCTCGTCGGCGCGGCGATCCCCGCCTCCCTGCTCGGCGGCGGCCTCTCCTTCCTCCTCATGCGCCTGCTCGGCAGCGGCGCCCTGGGTTCCCTGGCCGCGCTGGCGGGCGGCGGTGCGGTGCTGCTGGCGGTCTTCTTCTTCGTCGGCCGCAAGATGCGGATCAACGAGATCAACTCCCTGGTGGGAATGGTCCGCGGGCGTCTGGGACGCTGA